TTCAGGACTCACGTATTTGATTCTACTTAATAGTTCCCTTATAGTTGGGTCCACATTCTCTGCATTCAATGAGGTCGCCACTATAGCTTCAGCAGCCTGTCTGAAGAAAACTGCATCTTCACTCATGATGGAAGCAGTCGTCGTAAAAATAACCAATAGTACAATACTACTGCAACTGATTCTTGATACTTGACGGTTTCGCTCTTATATTTTGGTAGCTTGTTGAAGGATCCACAGTTGTGGTTTTCCTTCAGGctgaaaaaaatcgatgCCCTCTTATAATACAACCCCGTATAAATGCAAATACAAAAATATAAATATTAGAATAGTTGGAAATATTCCTGaaccattttctttgatgccctatcaaattgttcaatttctgTAGTCTTCACGTAACCTTCTTCTCTTAAATGGGACCAGTTAGGTGAGTCCTGCTCCCTCTCAGGATGGTTATGGATTAGTACCGCACGTACAATGGAACTACAGTTAGTCACTTCGTCCAGCGAAAGACCTGTCACCCTACTGAAAAGCGCATAGCAGTGGTCCCTTGTAATTAGTCTTTGGCCATAATCATTGGTTCTGTTGGGAACACTTAGTACAAATGATGCTActaccaatttcaaaaaatcgTATTTCAGATGTCTCATGTAGTTGGACCCCATAATGTTTTCATTGCAACactttaaaaatttggttacGATGCAACAGACCGTCTTAAACTGTAGCCTGCTTGAGtgtgatcttttcaatactGTTTCCATGAACTGGATGGCTTTGGAATCGAAATTATCGTCTTCAATGTTTAGGAGATGAGCATACTTGTCCAGCGTTTCTTTGATAAAATGTGAAATTAAAAATCGGTTTAAAACTAGAAACTGTTTCTTACGAAGTGCTAGtaaa
The genomic region above belongs to Zygosaccharomyces rouxii strain CBS732 chromosome F complete sequence and contains:
- a CDS encoding uncharacterized protein (some similarities with uniprot|Q03080 Saccharomyces cerevisiae YPL039W Hypothetical ORF); the encoded protein is MNLLALRKKQFLVLNRFLISHFIKETLDKYAHLLNIEDDNFDSKAIQFMETVLKRSHSSRLQFKTVCCIVTKFLKCCNENIMGSNYMRHLKYDFLKLVVASFVLSVPNRTNDYGQRLITRDHCYALFSRVTGLSLDEVTNCSSIVRAVLIHNHPEREQDSPNWSHLREEGYVKTTEIEQFDRASKKMVQEYFQLF